gccgcgaatacagaaccgtgaatacgggatggtaatttatatgggattattggggatatgttcctaagtgacaaaaaaaaaaccaataagtatgtaaaaaaatgatttaattgaagttttttaaCAATGGTTTGAagtattttgtgattttatcttgcttagcagttttcaaaagctccttcaattcagactgatacacagcagtcgcattagcaatttgtctcttaaaaattagacttcgttccatagacggatcaatgttcataaagaaatcgaaGAGCTCATTTGCCTTTAAGAATGgcttcactaagatttttcaaattaaatgtcacgtttccagtgcttgttgaaACCTTTTATTCAATAGGTcgtgttcagttccatgtgagccccttctatatggaaatattaccaaaagttcataaatattgcgaaaatagtggaatatttaacattttcttgtaataagatctactttacttttttattagtccatttgacaagaatattgaattggatacctattggaataattttattattatgtatgtacttattagatccgcgaataaaaaaaattttactcgcgaatatagaaattgggtctcatttttataatccgcgaatagtgaaacgcgaataaaggaagcgcgaataaggagcttttactgtagtTTAAAAGAGATTTTGagggtttttattaaaaaaaaattattttcaattaaatatatatttttacatataacaTACAGCTAgtcaatatcaaaaattaataaataatacaccCCAGTTTGGTGAATACTCTCTAGTAAAATCCGAGCTCCGCCTCTGTCTTCCTTTTAGTCCCTTTCGATTGACCAGAAActtgaagaaaatttaattgaattatcagACAAGAAACAAACAAGAAAAACTACAAATGTTTCTTAGTTGAAGTCACAAATACGCGCATGTTTTTGGATTGTTTCTATTTGCCAAATGAACAAGTGTATGTatactcataaatattttcttccttTGTGGAAACtgcgtaaattttaaaatttggacATTTTAAACTCCAGAAGAGATGAGAAACGAACTTGGGTAGGCAGACTCCCAAAacatacattaaaaataaacagttCAACAGTATACTTTAAAAGAGCCAGCAAGCATATGGTGAATATTAAGTAATTGCGCAACATTtgttagcaacatgttgctaaagaATATTAGAGCTTTTAGTAAGCAGCATACTTCCGTCACAGTGATGGCGGCATAAGAAAGATATtgataacaattaaaaatatgcgACAGGCAAATTGACGTGAATTGCACAAAAAATGTCGCCTCTATTAAGAACTTCTTCAGTTCAAGACTTTTACAGATTGTATATTAGTTTAACAAGAGATCTGTGTGTAGACACTCTTATGAATGGTGAAACTTAAAGGCATGCTTGTAAAGCTTATTATGAGTTTGTTTTTAGAAAAGAGTTGCGctcagtaaaaaaaatgtaaaatgtgcgTGATTTTGTCCACttttggttcaaaaaccatatctcagaaactattcaaccgatttgaacaaaatttagcatatatttttttgaaactgtgATTTTACGAATAGAAGATGGCATAATCGGTAGTcaaccactcctacttcccatataatacaatttaaaatttcatctgACCATAAacttgatatcgaacatgaagacctcagttcCAATGAATAATTTACTTACTAATTTTCTTAGTAAAAGTCTcacatattttaaagaaattcagatggaaattctaataatgttcttctgtgccaaaaattggtaaaatcgggtcataacttcctctagctaccttatacttaatattagggtttttaaACATACGGCGAACACTATACCGTAATTATCTGTTATtatatggaggatgggatcatgtgtagaagttcacgcaagtgaggaaagtttttgattgtcactcacttgggagtggccagaaacgattcttctccacatggttcaagcagctcaccaAGCTatctctgggtagccaacagacatccgtttgaaggcgagctaaagtgagaaggcgaagcccgcttatgcggttgtgcgtagggtttgggacccaccacataaaaacaccccccaatgaaaaatctacgaaagcctcggatgagacaccccccttttgatgacgacccctgcaaacgttttaaggataatgatataagggcatgcacctggaatgtccggacccttaattgggaaggtgcctctgcccagctggttgatgtcctcatacgacttaaggctgacatcaccgccatccaagaagtgcgatgaacgggacaaggacggaagaaggtgggtccttgtgacatctactacagcggccatataaaggagcgcaaatttggtgttggatttgtggtgggagagagactccgtcgcagagtcctggcattcaccccggtggatgaacgtctagccacaatccgcatcaaagcgaggttcttcaacatatcgctgatttgcgcccacgccccaacggaagagaaggacgatgtgaccaaagatgctttctatgagcgcctagaacgcacctatgagcgctgcccccgccacgatgtaaaagtcgtgcttggtgattttaacgccagggtgggtaaagaaggtgtctttggcacaacagtcggaaaattcagcctccatgacgaaacatcgccaaacggcctgaggctgatcgacttcgctggggcccgaaatatggtcgtctgtagtaccagattccagcataagaaaatacatcaagctacttggctgtctcctgatcgaaacacgcggaaccaaatcgatcacgttgtgatagacggaagacatgtctcctgtgttttagacgtgcgtacgctccgaggaccaaatatagactcggaccattatctggtcgcagcgaagatacgcacccgcctctgtgcagcaaagaatgcccgtcaacaaacacaaggaaggttcgacgtcgaaaagctgcaatcgcaacagacagccacgaaatactctactcgacttgcactcctgctctctgagagcactcatcagcatctcggtataagggaactgtggaacggcatctcaaactcactgcgtaccgctgcagccgaaacaattggttttcggcaacgacaaaaaacaagctggtacgatgaggagtgccgtctcgcagcggagagaaaacagactgcctacctcgcaacattgcaaacgaccacaacacgtgcgggatgggatagataccgagagctgaagagggaagcgagacgcatttgcagacaaaaaaagaaagaggccgaaatgcgtgaataccaagagcttgagaagctggcagacagagggaatgctcgaaaattttatgaaaaaatgaagcgacttaacgaaggtttcaagaccggagcatcctcatgtagagaccaaggtggtaatctggtaaccgatgtccagggcatactgggattatggagggaacacttctccgacctgctgaatggcagtgagagtacaacaccaggagatggcgaacccgatcccccaatcgatgacgatggaacagatgttccattacccgaccatgaagaaattcgaatagcaattacccgcttgaagaacaacaaagcagcgggggccgatagattaccggcagaactattcaaatacggcggcgaagaactgataaggtgcatgcatcagcttctttgcagaatatggtcggaagaaagcatgcctgacgattggaatctcagtgtgctctgcccaatccataaaaagggagatcccacaaactgcgccaattaccgtgggatcagcctcctaaatatcgcatacaaggttctatcgagcgtattgtgtgaaagactaaagcccactgtcaacaaactgattggaccttatcagtgtggctttagacctggaaaatcgacaactgaccagatattcaccatgcgccaaatcttggaaaagacccgagaaaagaggatcgacacacaccacctttttgtcgattttaaagctgctttcgacagcacgaaaaggagttgcctttacgccgcgatgtctgaatttggtatccccgcaaaactaatacggctgtgtaaattgacgttgagcaacaccaaaagctccgtcatgattgggaaggacctctccgagccgttcgataccaaacgaggtttcagacaaggtgactcactatcgtgcgacttctttaacctgatgctggaaaaaattataagagctgcagagctaaaccgagaaggtacaatcttctacaagagtgtacagctcctggcgtacgccgatgatattgatatcatcggaagcaacaaccgcgccgtttgttctgctttttcccgcatggataaggaggcgaagcgaatgggtctggaggtgaatgaggacaagacgaaatatctcctgtcatcaaacaaacagtcggcgcattcgcgtcttggctcccacgtcactgttgacagtcataactttgaggtcgtagataatttcgtatacctgggaaccagcatcaacaacacgaacaatgtcagcctcgaaatccagcgcagaataactcttgccaacaggtgctactttggactgagtaggcaattgaacagtaaagtcctctctcgacgaaccaaaatcaagctctacaagtcgcttatcattcccgtcctgctttacggtgcagaagcttggacgatgtcaacatcagatgagacgacactaggagttttcgagaggaaaattttgcgcaagatttatggtcctcagaacattggcaacggcgaataccgtagacgatggaacgatgagctgtacgtgttatacgacgacattgacatagttcagcgaataaaaagacagcggctacgctggctaggtcatgttgtccgaatggacgaaaacactccagccctgaaagtgttcgatgcagtacccgccggaggaagccgaggaaggggaaggcctccactccgttggagggaccaggtggagagcgacctggttacacttgggatctccaactggcgccgaactgcgaaggagagagacaggtggcgcactatcgtcgattcggctataaccggctaaacggttgcaacgccaatcacatacatacatatgagatatcttagcaaaatttagtGAACGTAAAAGTTTGGtggtaaaaatagttaaaatcaatCCAGGAAtgacctcagccctcatatactatatataattaatttcgttattctagtggactttatgccgtgGATTTGTATGTTAACTTAAtgacagtaaataaataaattgcgagagtatatagtGCTCGGTTACAGCGGAACTTTTACCGGATTTTTTGCATATATCTATCAAGTAAAGCATCATCAGTGAAAGAACAGTTCAGGTTGTTGATGGCGCTAATGAAAGGCTACTAATTTATCGCAGCATGTTTTCCAAGAGTTGCAACTTATCTCAGTGAACGTACAGTATTGTCTTGTGACCTTGTTTTTGGGTTCAATCCCAATCCCAAATATGCGTGATCGGCCTGTACGTGAACGGATGATATGACAAAGAACTCTTAATGTGTCTGTTTTGAATTATCTATTGATATGATCTAAACGAGCTGGTGAATTGAAAAATTAGGTAATTAATACTAAATGCATCCATGTACTATGGGGTTTGTTGGTTCGTTAACGTTACGATTTAATTAGGAAATGGAAAAAGTAAGTGTAATGTGAGTGGAGAGTGAAATGTCCATTTTCGGAGTCGGAACTACGGAACCGAAACGAACCCGAATTTTTAAAAGACCGCCAGCTCTTTCATGACAGAAttaccaaatttattttttggttggtAAATGGTATTTTTTAAATGGTAATTTTCGAATGTCAAAATGCAAAGGTTAGGTGAAATGTCATAAATGTTGGAacccaaataatataatatataagtagaaACCAATTGTAAAATCGGAttaatagaaatatacaaaGATAAATTAACTCGAatctgttttaaaaataaaaaactatttgggtTATAGTTTGTGAAATAGGTCGCTATAAAgggaacaaaatatttattttacttaaagctaaactaaaaatattaatcagaaacaaaaataaaacactcttagtataaaaaatactacTTTATTGAAAAAATCACAGAAGTATCATACTTTCATCATTATTTCTACATTATTACCCGTCAGTCGTATTGTACTAAGCATAATGCCACTCGAAACAGTTTCCTTATCGCCCATATATGTAGGTCCACATCTGTAGTAATTTTCTTCGTTATATTGATACTGCTAACTTTTAATTAACTTGTGTGCTATTCAGTATGTTTAGTAAACCTTTCACTGCTGACGTACTATTGACTTGAGTCACACTTTCTTGTTCTAATGTAATATTTTGGTCCTCAGTAAACTGCCGAAGTGTAGTAGCTTCCACACTTTTTGCGAAAACTACCGCATTGTTTTGTGATAGAACTGTTGGCAGCATATCTTCATGAAATACAGACAACGGCGTCGGTATGAGATAATGATTGGACACTAAAGGTATAAagaataaattatgttttctacTTTTCGCACAAATTTTAACTTACACTCACAAAGTATTACAATTGCCCAACAAACGAGAAATATAATGCCAAGCTTCAGACCTCGGCTCCAATATGGACACGCTGATTTTTGCATATTCCACTGTTAAAGTCAGTCGTTGAGTGCGTTGCAGATATTGGCTGAAGCACATCAAATACTGATCGGAAAATATGCAGCCATATGTAGagttacttataaatatatatttgtagactTTACTACaagctttaataaatattttgatagctGTTTGCAGAGTAACTCAAGTCCTTGAACTTTCTCAATGAAATCAGAAACACTTGTACAGTCAACGTCACCTTGAATACCTGATAAAACCGACAACCCATTGCGTTGCAATTCCGAATATAATTTCTACTGTACCAACGTTTGAAAATGATATGGAGGACaaacaaataacattacaatGATACAGAGGCAAGCCAAACATCACTTGGATTCATCAGGATCTTTGCTAACTAATTCCTTCGTTAATTTGGAAAGAGATTAATGATTCATCTAAGCTTTGCTGAACAGTGAATGAATTGGAAGTGATCGCTGcctaattttgtaaataaaaaaatcaacacctttgtaaagagtttttcaaaagggactctaaaaaagtagaccgatagagaCAATAGACGCCACGCAAAATATGccttattggtcaggcagcaattcaCACGccctccatgagtcaccattgcataccgaaaaaattacggtttcaTTCGGTTTAGAGCCCGACGGCTTCATTGGTCCGTATTGAAGGATATAGACTTAGACAATatatggttccaacaggactGGACCACAAagcacacagcgaatgtcacaatcgatttattgaaaaccaagtttggtgcacgtattatctcacgaaatggtccagcatcgattgatgaacttcgaacgttaaattgcagcagtatcggccgatttatgcttggaaaccgtcgaaaattgggttcagcgtctggacttcgcTCTAAAtctctctctcgacgaacgatTTTTACCATCTACCCGATTATGATAGAAAACTAATCTTCATAACCAACTACTACCTTCACTTTGATAGCTAGAATCATAGAACTGtcatattaaagaaaatatcaaaGAGAAGACgcttattaaaacaagtaaggaagtttgaaatccgaatatataggtatatgggggctagaggaaatattgaccttattttcatttttggttTGATTAGATATAACTtttgaatatctgagagattcaccgatattttcaataaaaaattagccgcAAACTTCGagttcctcatgttcgataactggggccttgaaaagtatttgcaaattttcgatattttatatattgaacaAGTTGGACTTCAAAATAGTGATTGTGAACCTAGGTTCAAATACCCGATCGGAAAACATCACTTATAAACTGTTTCTAAGAAACGGTGATCACGTATGTATATGAAACTTTACTGACATTAAATGTATGGATAGTACTTTTACAGAAAAAGAGATTATTTTTAAGTTGTACCAAGCAGTTTTagtatattcaataaaaatagatatgtatgtaggttttttaaaaaagaaattttagacatttttctatttaaacGAATCACTTTTTAGACTATTCATCGTATTCAGAGCTATAGTAATATTCATACTCATCGCCTTCACCCGCTGCGTTATCGTTTTCAATTCCACCATCGGCATTATTTTCGTCACCATTTTCCGATGCACCTTCTTCATCGtcctcatattcatattcaactTCTTCACCTTCTCCTTCTTCACCTTGTCCTTCTTCAGCTTCACCATCTTCTTCTTCACCATATTCTAATGGTGCCTCCTCATCAACAGTGTCTTCTTCAACTTCTTCCTCGTCCTCGGCACCACCAGCCTCTAAGTCTTCGCCATTTTTAACGccaccattattattattaccaacAGGTTTTTGCTTACCCGCACCACCCGTTTTGCCGACTTGGCCTGGTTTGCCAGCTTGACCGACTTTCCTTCTCCTCTTTAGCTTTTTACCGCCTGCAGCGACGCCAGCATTCTTTCTGCGGCGTCGACGTACGCCAGCGCCCTTACGGTTTGGCTGCTGTGGCTTAGCACCAGCATTTTGATTTCCTTTTTTCACTGGATTTTGTGGTTTTTTAACACCTCCATTCGGTCTTTGTGCTGGTTTTGGCTTTGTTGCTGGATTGACAGCAGGTTTCTTGACAGGTTGCGCTGGTTTAGCTACAACTTTCGGGGCAGCTGGTTTGCGTACTTGTCCTTGAGGTCCAACTTTTTTCTTATTACCCCCTGCAGCTGCTGGGGCGCGGGCATTCACTTTGCCAGCTTGGTTTGGACGTTTTTGTGCaggtgcattgttgttgtttggcttTCTTTGCACAGCAGCggctatatttaattattaatagaaattaatttgtgtttaataataagaaaagacAAGTCTTCCATACCATCACAGAGTAATGCGATTGCTGCTAAAcccaataaaattatgaaaattctcattttttaaaCGATCAGtaactgaaataaaaacaaactattCTTGTTTTATAGAAATCCCGGGGTtttataacagaactttgacacaaatatttgctttgttaaaaaagCAAATAGTAATGTGGTAGTTGGAATTTATAGTATGCAacaaggaaaaaaaataatatgattatTGCCTGACTTGATCTTTCGTATATGATCGGTCGATCCCGGAATCTTGGAATAATCCCACCATCGGTTCTCTAACTTCAGTTCATCTGACCCTAAGACCCGTCCATATAGTATAAAATCGACTAAATCAGAGTTATATTCTACTTTGAAATCTcgagtttttcgttttttatactctcgcaacaaagttgctacgagagtattatagttttgtccatataacggttggttgtaagtcctaaaactaaacgagtaagatatagggttatatatatatcaaaatgatcagggtgacgagaaaagttcaaatccggatgtctgtctgtccgtccgtctgtccgtccgtccgtacaagctctaacttgagtaaaaattgagatatcttaatgaaacttggaacacgtgttccttggcaccataagaaggttaagttcgaaaatcaacgaaatcggaccactgccacgcccacaaaatggcgaaaaccgaaaacacataaagtgccataactaagctcaAAAAACTCTACGgctcaaaaaacatatctcaggaactactcgaccgatttcaatgaaacttggtttttaatagtttctttacatcccaatgatacgttgtgaaaataggccaaatcgcttcacaaccacgcctacttcctatataccagaactttgaagacgatctgaatcgttaactttacaatatatgaagtaagcactagtgaagatatcgatggagaactttgcacaaatactacgtttatagtgtggcagccccataaaaatcaccgaaatcggaccataggttgtcaaggctccatatatcgaacatgaggaccttggtacttctaatctaatattagggtttccaactttcaatggactttatacaatatatatgacgaatatgtgggtcaaattgtgtattatataatataaataaagttaattaaataaattgcgagagtataaaatgttcggttacacccgaacttagcccttctttacttgttacaGTTAAGATCAAACAAGGTCGGATATCCCAGGGACCATCTATTCTCTGAgccggaaaatttgaaaaaatctcaTAGGATCGCTAGCGACTGAAAGTGGACGAGAAAGCagtcaatttaaaaaatattttgcaatgctAATTGAACACGAAATACAAGCTACAAGCTTACTGCCGGGAGAACTCATTCAGTGGATTGGGAAATCTTTTATTAAGGAGTGATTTAGAATGACTTTTTATCGCGCTGAAACTTATTTGATAAACCTTGGCCTTCCTTGGCTTTAAAGCATGTCTCAGAATCTAACCATCACTTTTAAGTATTTTCTCTGAATCCCCTTCCTGATATGCCCCAATGAACATTCCTCCATCAGATTCATCAAAAAATTCACGTTTCTTCGCCAACTCGTTCAACTGAGAGACGTAGCTATTTCCTTCTTAAGTATTTAGCTCCGTTTTGACAGtccacagtggttccgccctaggccaaaaatcaaaaaatccatctcatgatttttcgacaaaatgtataccgatgacctctaaattgtccacactTCCCATTTGCAAATCGGGTTTTCGTGAAAATCTAatggtactttctaaaaatagagttaaatgcatgaacaaccggattttttttaaagcacatcagaattttttttttaatttcgcagaaataaaggacttccatttgttctggtaattgttcaggttaacgaatcaagattatttttaatggattttgaagctaaaggtatttactttaacttgtgaaattaattaagactaacgatatttgtattttttgtgaaattagtgttttatatcacctatatttttttggatattttttctgcgtcttcaatgtgtttacataaagttttaattgtgttcccccgcgatccccctttaattgtatttcatatagtatttagcagagtcttaaggtaataaaagtgttaaagttgggtgcggaaagttgcggatgtatttgcaatcgtcaaaataataatgaactttgaattaactatttttaagttcaaactcatcataattgggctaaggaagcttggaaacaaggataaatcgtctttatttcaatctgtgtacggtttactagaggatacattaaaagtttttgttctaattataatggctgttgaatggcagtgcaAAAGTGAACTGcactaaattggttgataatttgctttttccctgcattaattttttatatgatattattcttataggtggaaTATGGGGGTTGGATGAGGGAAACTATAACGGCAAATCATGTTCATCTTTTTTCacgctttcttaactttttttcctaagccttactgaaagttttgacgctccaaccatggccatgagaagtatttttgcacatcattgccatataatagcaattactgttctatgggagctataggacctagtagtccgaaggggcgaatttttttaatatatatttaaaatatttttctagaattttggtgaaaatttcatagcgatatctcaacgggaagtatttacgaccgcgccttcatacaagctgaaCCACTGTGCAGTCAGACGATTCGAGAATGTTTATGTTCTACTTGTATACAGGCATATACAAGCCTATTGAAGGTACTCAAGGAGAGACGCTAATCTCCTCggaataaattgtaaaaagagGATTATATCTGCCACACGTCTTCTTCTTCACGCTCTCCTGAAAGGGAATTTAACTTGGAAGTTATCGTCGATCCTTAGGCATTGGGTTGTAATGGGCGAACTTGTTTCTCTATGAGTCATCATCTAAGATAGATTCATGTCCAAGGAGTCTGATATTCTACAGTCCGAACTATTTCAATTACAAGTAGTTATTCAGTTTGTTTTGCACTGTCagactatttttaaaaattgggaACCCAGTAggtccaaaaaacaaaaaaaaaatattgattaaagtATTTCATCgagttttttgtacaaattataGACGGTATCGCTAAGTGTGGcaggaattttgaaaaaaaagttttgggGATATCCCTTTATTGAGGAATACTTTTAAATGTGGtcgaacaattttattaaaattcaacatataatattttattttttcgtgcaGAACTTTTTTGGATCAAGAGAGTGTTTTTGTACTGTG
This portion of the Zeugodacus cucurbitae isolate PBARC_wt_2022May chromosome 3, idZeuCucr1.2, whole genome shotgun sequence genome encodes:
- the LOC105219636 gene encoding uncharacterized protein LOC105219636, encoding MRIFIILLGLAAIALLCDAAAVQRKPNNNNAPAQKRPNQAGKVNARAPAAAGGNKKKVGPQGQVRKPAAPKVVAKPAQPVKKPAVNPATKPKPAQRPNGGVKKPQNPVKKGNQNAGAKPQQPNRKGAGVRRRRRKNAGVAAGGKKLKRRRKVGQAGKPGQVGKTGGAGKQKPVGNNNNGGVKNGEDLEAGGAEDEEEVEEDTVDEEAPLEYGEEEDGEAEEGQGEEGEGEEVEYEYEDDEEGASENGDENNADGGIENDNAAGEGDEYEYYYSSEYDE
- the LOC105219633 gene encoding uncharacterized protein LOC105219633 isoform X1, coding for MQKSACPYWSRGLKLGIIFLVCWAIVILCELSNHYLIPTPLSVFHEDMLPTVLSQNNAVVFAKSVEATTLRQFTEDQNITLEQESVTQVNSTSAVKGLLNILNSTQVN
- the LOC105219633 gene encoding uncharacterized protein LOC105219633 isoform X2 — its product is MQKSACPYWSRGLKLGIIFLVCWAIVILLSNHYLIPTPLSVFHEDMLPTVLSQNNAVVFAKSVEATTLRQFTEDQNITLEQESVTQVNSTSAVKGLLNILNSTQVN